The sequence TTACCTTAAAGGCAGGTCATCAGGTCTTTCTCGTTTCCAAACAATAATGTTGAACTCAAATAAATAAAATAATGAAAAATCTTTTTAAAACCTTTTGGGCGGTTGCCCTGACTATCGGCTTTGCCGTAACCTCTTTTGCACAGGATAGTGCAAATACAAAAACACCGCTTGCAATGGGCAAGATAGAACCTTATCGTATGGAAGTTACCTACGATAAAACTTCACATTTGATTTTCCCTACCGCAATTCGTTATGTGGATTTGGGAAGTGAGTACCTGATTGCTGGAAAAGCAGAAGATGCAGAAAACGTATTGCGTGTAAAAGCATCGGTTCGGAATTTTGAAGCCGAAACCAACTTTTCCGTCATTACCAATGATGGTCGTTTTTACTCTTTCAATGTATATTACAGTTCTTACCCGGTAGCGTTGAGCTACGACCTGCTAACAATGCAAAAAGCTGTAGATAAATCCAATGGAAACGATGTGCTGTTTGAAGAATTGGGCAACAATTCTCCGTCTTTGGCTGGCTTGTTATTGGAAACCATTTACAAGAAAGATAAGCGTATTGTAAAACACATCGGGGCAAAGAGCTTTGGTATTCAGTTTATCCTGAAAGGTATCTATATCCACAACGGGAAATACTATTTCCATACAGAATTACGAAACAAAAGCAATGTACCGTTCAATATTGATTTTATCAATTTCAAGGTAGTAGACAAAAAGGTAGCCAAACGTACCGTAGTACAGGAACGACCTATGATACCGCTTCGCACTTATAAGCCTTTGGAAGACGGAATAAACGGACAATCTACCGAGCAAAATGTTTTTCTGTTAGACCAGTTTACCATTGCCGACAATAAGGTGTTGCTGATTGAAATCTTTGAGAAAAACGGCGGACGACACCAAACGCTTCAGGTGGAAAATTCGGACTTGATCAAAGCCCGTGTAATCAATGATATGCACCTGAAATTTTAATAACCTTTTAAAGCAATTACAATGAAAAAATATATCTACACCGTGATGTTGCTCTTTATGACCATTACAGTAACACAGGCACAAAGAATGCTACCTAAACAAAAAGGTTTGGAGATAAGCACAGGCATTTTGTCTGATGATAAAATCGGTAACGATTATTACATCAGTCTGGGTATGACCGTGAATGGTAAAAATGGCAATTACCAGATTTGGGCTTTGGAATACACACACCAATACCACAAGTATAAATCGCTCCAAATACCACAGGAAACCTACACGGCTGAAGGAGGTTACAGTTTCTTTTTATTGGGTGATGCCCGTAAGAATATCACGCTGAATGCAGGGATAACAGGTGTTGTTGGTTACGAAAACATCAACCGTGGCGAAACGATGCTGTATGATGGTGCGAAAATAATGAGCGAGGATAATTTCATCTATGGTGCCGGTGGTCGGCTGACCTTTGAAACGTACCTGTCTGACAGATTTGTATTGGTTTTACAAGGGCGTACAAAGGTGTTATGGGGTACAAATTTGCGACAGTTCCGACCGTCCGCAGGTGTGGGATTAAGATTTAACTTTTAAAACGTAAAATGATGATAGCAATATTTAATAAATTCAGAATAGGATTACTGCCTATATATGTAATGATGGCGATCCTGACAGCCTCGGTTTCTTTGGTATCTTGTAGCAAAGATGATGAACTAGAAATACAGAATGATTTTCCTTTTGAGGTCAATGTAATGCCAGTTCCTAAAGACATTGCTAATGGAAATACCGTTGAGATCCGCATTAACATACAGCGTACAGGAAATTACAGCAACACACAATATTTCCTACGCTACTTCCAATTCGACGGACAAGGTACATTGCAGTATTATAATGAACCTCCGTATCTTCCGAATGATTTGTATCCTTTGACATCGGAACAATTTCGATTGTATTATACTTCGACTTCAGCGGTTTCACAATCCTTTGACGTTTGGATTTCGGACAGTTTTGGTAATGAAAAGCAAGTGAGTTTTCAGTTCAATAGTAGAGATTAAACTTAGAAGAATTCCTGCCATAAAAGCAGGAATTCTTTTTTAAGATAATGAGTGGGAAAATTATTTTGTAAATTTAAAATGTGAATTTAAAGTGCTTTTGTTATGATTTCATCATTGGTTATAGGGATAATATTTTTGATCGTAGGCTTGGCACTTCGCTATTGGATTAACCGGAGAAAGTTTTATAGAAGAAGCCACACTGGAGCAGAGGGCTTTTCGTCTTATGAAAAGCAGGTTACTATTAAGTTTCTTGAACGAATTGGTAAATGGATAGCTTATGCACTAATTATTTTCGGGCTGTTGTCATTGTGGGTTTATTCCCGTGAAAAAAAAGAAATAAAAACAGAGCAATCAAATCAAAAATAATTTCTAATTACATTTTTAGGAGAATCGGATATCTAAAAGGTTATCCGATTTTTTGTTTTTTAAAAGAGATAATGATTGATAAAGGATTACAATTATAGAGAGTATGCTAATCAATTAAAACGACTTTAGTATATTTGCTTAGTAAAATATAGAAAATCTTAAAGTGTTTTTGCTTTAAGTCTTGGTACTGAAAACTGGTAATTTTTAAGACAACAAGACGATAAGGAAGAACGCTCACGCTATAGGCGTGGGCGCTCGCTTATTCGTTGTCGGGTATACCAGTGCCTCAGTATCGGTAAGTGTAGTTGCCTGCGCTTCTTTTTTGTGCAGGGCTACGTCATCTTAAAAAAGTATGATATGCAAACCGTTACAGCTCAACAAAAATTTACCCTAGCCTTTATCAATGATAAGAGCCCAATTTTAGATCTTATTTGCAACGATCTCATTGCTTCAGGAATTGAGGTTATGTTCAGGAC comes from Flavobacterium sp. I3-2 and encodes:
- a CDS encoding molybdenum ABC transporter permease → MISSLVIGIIFLIVGLALRYWINRRKFYRRSHTGAEGFSSYEKQVTIKFLERIGKWIAYALIIFGLLSLWVYSREKKEIKTEQSNQK
- a CDS encoding conjugal transfer protein TraO, with translation MKKYIYTVMLLFMTITVTQAQRMLPKQKGLEISTGILSDDKIGNDYYISLGMTVNGKNGNYQIWALEYTHQYHKYKSLQIPQETYTAEGGYSFFLLGDARKNITLNAGITGVVGYENINRGETMLYDGAKIMSEDNFIYGAGGRLTFETYLSDRFVLVLQGRTKVLWGTNLRQFRPSAGVGLRFNF
- a CDS encoding DUF3872 domain-containing protein, with the translated sequence MIAIFNKFRIGLLPIYVMMAILTASVSLVSCSKDDELEIQNDFPFEVNVMPVPKDIANGNTVEIRINIQRTGNYSNTQYFLRYFQFDGQGTLQYYNEPPYLPNDLYPLTSEQFRLYYTSTSAVSQSFDVWISDSFGNEKQVSFQFNSRD
- the traN gene encoding conjugative transposon protein TraN gives rise to the protein MKNLFKTFWAVALTIGFAVTSFAQDSANTKTPLAMGKIEPYRMEVTYDKTSHLIFPTAIRYVDLGSEYLIAGKAEDAENVLRVKASVRNFEAETNFSVITNDGRFYSFNVYYSSYPVALSYDLLTMQKAVDKSNGNDVLFEELGNNSPSLAGLLLETIYKKDKRIVKHIGAKSFGIQFILKGIYIHNGKYYFHTELRNKSNVPFNIDFINFKVVDKKVAKRTVVQERPMIPLRTYKPLEDGINGQSTEQNVFLLDQFTIADNKVLLIEIFEKNGGRHQTLQVENSDLIKARVINDMHLKF